From Streptomyces sp. NBC_00775, one genomic window encodes:
- a CDS encoding alpha/beta hydrolase, with product MPVLPGAEPFRHEGGEVGVLLCHGFTGSPQSLRPWAEYLAERGLTVALPLLPGHGTRWEDMQLTGWQDWYAELDRELRALRDRCTQVFVFGLSMGAALTLRLAAKHGDEVSGIVVVNPLNKVHGPAAHALPVLRHFVRSVKGIVSDIAKEGADEVGYDRVPLHAAQSLRNLLGVVDADLPQVTQPILLLHSLQDHVVSPADSARVLSRVSSTDVTEILLEQSYHVATLDHDADRIFEESYAFIARLAPGVGKESDAGQVGQQEGTATGG from the coding sequence GTGCCGGTCCTTCCGGGAGCCGAGCCGTTCCGCCACGAGGGCGGAGAGGTCGGCGTCCTTCTCTGCCACGGTTTCACCGGGTCCCCGCAGTCGCTGCGACCCTGGGCGGAGTATCTCGCCGAGCGCGGCCTGACCGTGGCGCTGCCGCTGCTGCCGGGACACGGCACGCGCTGGGAGGACATGCAGCTCACCGGCTGGCAGGACTGGTACGCGGAGCTGGACCGCGAGCTTCGCGCCCTGCGGGACCGGTGCACTCAGGTGTTCGTCTTCGGGCTCTCCATGGGCGCCGCGCTGACCCTGCGGCTGGCGGCCAAGCACGGTGACGAGGTCAGCGGCATCGTGGTCGTCAACCCGCTGAACAAGGTGCATGGTCCGGCCGCGCACGCCCTCCCGGTGCTCCGGCACTTCGTGCGGTCGGTCAAGGGAATCGTGAGCGACATCGCGAAGGAGGGTGCGGACGAGGTCGGGTACGACCGGGTGCCGCTGCACGCCGCGCAGTCGTTGCGGAACCTCCTCGGGGTCGTCGACGCCGATCTGCCGCAGGTCACCCAGCCGATATTGCTGCTGCACAGCCTCCAGGACCATGTGGTGTCCCCCGCCGACTCGGCGCGCGTCCTCAGCCGGGTGTCGTCCACGGACGTGACGGAGATCCTGCTGGAACAGAGCTACCACGTCGCGACGTTGGACCACGACGCGGACCGGATCTTCGAGGAGAGCTACGCGTTCATCGCCCGGCTCGCGCCCGGCGTCGGCAAGGAGTCCGACGCGGGTCAGGTGGGTCAGCAGGAAGGGACGGCCACCGGTGGCTGA
- a CDS encoding endonuclease/exonuclease/phosphatase family protein: MPTSPSASPLPAPRTEPDGSAVIRVLSYNIRSMRDDTAALARVITACEPDLVLIQEAPRFFRWRKKLARLAAASGQVILSGGATAAGPALLCSLRATVERTEDVLLPLTPGQHRRGFATAVVRFGGARLGVLSCHLSLRQDERYEQGGMLLDRLAGLGTRYAVAGGDLNDRPDGRTFKRLAAALQDGWATHPWGAENTSAHTNPHQRIDAIFATEGVEVLGCGVPVGLPGVTETDLRAATDHLPVLAALRVPAS; this comes from the coding sequence ATGCCGACCAGCCCTTCCGCCAGTCCGCTACCAGCGCCCCGCACGGAACCCGACGGTTCAGCCGTCATCCGGGTCCTCAGCTACAACATCCGCTCCATGCGCGACGACACCGCCGCACTCGCCCGCGTGATCACCGCCTGCGAACCGGACCTCGTCCTGATCCAAGAGGCCCCCCGCTTCTTCCGCTGGCGCAAGAAACTGGCAAGGCTCGCGGCCGCCTCCGGCCAGGTCATCCTCTCCGGCGGCGCCACGGCGGCCGGCCCCGCCCTCCTCTGCTCCCTGCGCGCCACGGTCGAGCGCACCGAGGACGTCCTGCTCCCGCTCACCCCCGGCCAGCACCGCCGCGGCTTCGCCACCGCGGTCGTCCGCTTCGGAGGCGCCCGCCTCGGCGTCCTGAGCTGCCACCTCTCGCTGCGGCAGGACGAGCGGTACGAGCAGGGCGGCATGCTCCTCGACCGACTCGCTGGCCTCGGCACCCGGTACGCCGTCGCGGGCGGCGACCTCAACGACCGCCCCGACGGGCGCACCTTCAAGCGCCTCGCCGCCGCCCTCCAGGACGGCTGGGCGACCCACCCGTGGGGCGCGGAGAACACCTCCGCGCACACCAATCCCCACCAGCGCATCGACGCCATCTTCGCGACTGAGGGCGTGGAGGTCCTGGGGTGCGGGGTGCCGGTGGGTCTCCCGGGCGTGACGGAGACAGACCTGAGGGCGGCCACGGACCACCTGCCGGTCCTGGCCGCCCTCAGAGTGCCCGCGTCCTGA
- the macS gene encoding MacS family sensor histidine kinase translates to MAKRERVMRMSVEQPLWRALTAYRVLTMLYAIGLFATAYDKFTRPWVAIAFYALLFVWTLATLPRVANAASCTKRFLTADLTIALAGILLTRVADASSRIEAGGPTLPSIWTAGSVLAFAIKGGWRWAAFASTLVAAVNIVERGAPTRDTVHNVILVWVASIAIGYVVEVARASELTLARALEIEAATRERERLARDIHDGVLQVLAMVQRRASALGGEAAELGRMAGEQEVALRTLVSGGLVPVSRVSEDAALGAVVRAVEEPDDDEGSADPVDLRALLAPYATARVTFSEPGSPVPLPPAAARELAAAVGAALDNVRKHVGEDARAWILVEDEPDEVVVTVRDDGPGIPEGRLAQAEGEGRLGVALSIRGRLRDLGGTAELISVPGQGTEVELKVPKVSRGKAERR, encoded by the coding sequence ATGGCGAAGCGCGAAAGAGTCATGAGGATGTCGGTCGAGCAGCCGCTGTGGCGTGCGCTCACCGCGTACCGCGTGCTGACCATGCTGTACGCGATCGGCCTGTTCGCCACCGCGTACGACAAGTTCACCCGCCCCTGGGTGGCGATCGCGTTCTACGCACTGCTGTTCGTGTGGACCCTGGCGACCCTCCCCAGGGTCGCGAACGCGGCCAGCTGCACCAAGCGGTTCCTCACCGCGGACCTCACCATCGCGCTCGCCGGCATCCTGCTCACCCGGGTCGCCGACGCCTCCTCGCGGATAGAGGCCGGCGGCCCGACCCTGCCGTCGATATGGACCGCCGGCTCCGTCCTGGCCTTCGCGATCAAGGGCGGCTGGCGCTGGGCCGCCTTCGCCTCCACGCTCGTCGCCGCCGTCAACATCGTCGAGCGCGGTGCCCCGACCCGCGACACCGTGCACAACGTGATCCTCGTCTGGGTCGCCTCCATCGCCATCGGATACGTCGTCGAGGTCGCCCGCGCCTCGGAGCTCACCCTCGCCCGCGCCCTGGAGATCGAGGCCGCCACCCGCGAACGGGAGCGCCTGGCCCGCGACATCCACGACGGCGTACTCCAGGTCCTCGCCATGGTGCAGCGGCGCGCCTCCGCGCTCGGCGGCGAGGCGGCGGAGCTGGGCCGGATGGCCGGTGAGCAGGAGGTGGCGCTGCGCACGCTGGTCTCGGGCGGCCTGGTGCCCGTCTCCAGGGTGTCCGAGGACGCCGCGCTCGGCGCCGTCGTACGCGCGGTGGAGGAGCCGGACGACGACGAGGGCTCGGCGGACCCCGTCGACCTGCGCGCCCTGCTCGCCCCGTACGCCACGGCGCGCGTCACCTTCTCCGAGCCGGGCTCCCCGGTCCCGCTTCCCCCGGCCGCCGCACGGGAGTTGGCCGCCGCCGTCGGTGCCGCCCTGGACAATGTCCGCAAGCACGTCGGCGAGGACGCCCGGGCCTGGATCCTGGTCGAGGACGAGCCGGACGAGGTGGTGGTGACCGTCCGCGACGACGGCCCCGGCATCCCGGAGGGCCGGCTCGCCCAGGCCGAGGGCGAGGGACGGCTCGGGGTGGCCCTGTCGATCCGCGGCCGGCTGCGCGACCTGGGCGGCACGGCGGAGCTGATCTCGGTCCCGGGCCAGGGCACGGAGGTCGAGCTGAAGGTACCGAAGGTTTCCCGGGGGAAGGCGGAACGGCGATGA
- a CDS encoding lysophospholipid acyltransferase family protein: MKFSIGGPLKLAFRPWVEGLENIPAEGPAILASNHLSFSDSFFLPAVLDRKVTFIAKAEYFTTPGIKGRMTAAFFKGVGQLPVDRSGARGAGEAAVKSGVDVIERGELFGIYPEGTRSPDGRLYRGKPGGLARVALATGAPVIPVAMIDTEKIQPPGKVMPKLMRPGIRIGKPLDFSRYIGMEHDRFVLRAVTDEVMYEIMKLSGQEYVDIYATAAKRQIAEAAKADKDAEKAAKAALAQAEKQAAKEAEQAEKERSGS, translated from the coding sequence ATGAAGTTTTCCATCGGAGGGCCACTGAAGCTCGCCTTCAGGCCCTGGGTGGAAGGCCTCGAGAACATCCCCGCCGAGGGCCCCGCCATTCTGGCGAGCAATCACCTGTCGTTCTCGGACTCGTTCTTCCTGCCCGCGGTCCTCGACCGCAAGGTGACCTTCATCGCGAAGGCCGAGTACTTCACGACGCCCGGCATCAAGGGCCGGATGACCGCCGCCTTCTTCAAGGGTGTCGGCCAGCTCCCGGTGGACCGCTCCGGCGCGCGCGGTGCGGGCGAGGCGGCGGTCAAGAGCGGTGTCGACGTCATCGAGCGCGGTGAGCTGTTCGGCATCTACCCGGAGGGCACGCGCTCGCCCGACGGCCGCCTCTACCGCGGCAAGCCCGGCGGCCTCGCGCGCGTGGCGCTCGCCACCGGTGCGCCCGTCATCCCGGTCGCGATGATCGACACCGAGAAGATCCAGCCTCCGGGCAAGGTGATGCCCAAGCTGATGCGCCCGGGCATCCGCATCGGCAAGCCGCTGGACTTCAGCCGGTACATCGGCATGGAGCACGACCGTTTCGTGCTCCGCGCGGTGACCGACGAGGTCATGTACGAGATCATGAAGCTCTCCGGCCAGGAGTACGTCGACATCTACGCGACGGCCGCCAAGCGGCAGATCGCGGAGGCGGCGAAGGCCGACAAGGACGCGGAGAAGGCGGCGAAGGCCGCGCTCGCGCAAGCCGAGAAGCAGGCCGCCAAGGAAGCCGAGCAGGCGGAGAAGGAACGGTCCGGCTCCTAG